A region of Cellulophaga sp. RHA19 DNA encodes the following proteins:
- the lpxA gene encoding acyl-ACP--UDP-N-acetylglucosamine O-acyltransferase: MNQPLAYIHPGAKIAKNVVVEPFTTIHNNVVIGEGTWIGSNVTIMEGARIGKNCNIFPGAIISATPQDLKYAGEETIVEIGDNTTIRECATINRGTSDRQKTKIGKNCLIMAYCHVAHDCFVGDNCIFSNNSTLAGHVTVGDNVVLAGLVAVHQFVSIGNHAFVTGGSLVRKDVPPFVKAAREPLSYVGINSVGLRRRGITSEKIREVQNIYRILYQKNYNNSQAVQIIEAEMEATPERDEILQFIRDSQRGIMKGYFSSN, from the coding sequence ATGAATCAACCTTTAGCGTATATACACCCAGGTGCTAAAATCGCAAAAAATGTTGTTGTAGAACCTTTTACAACAATACATAACAATGTAGTAATAGGCGAGGGAACTTGGATTGGGTCTAACGTAACTATTATGGAAGGCGCAAGAATAGGAAAAAATTGTAATATTTTTCCAGGCGCAATTATATCTGCTACACCGCAAGATTTAAAATATGCTGGTGAAGAAACTATTGTAGAGATAGGAGATAACACAACTATAAGAGAATGTGCTACAATAAACAGAGGTACATCAGATAGACAAAAGACTAAAATTGGTAAAAATTGCCTAATTATGGCATATTGCCACGTTGCTCACGATTGTTTTGTGGGTGATAATTGTATTTTTTCTAATAATTCTACATTAGCAGGTCATGTAACAGTTGGCGACAATGTAGTTTTAGCTGGTTTGGTTGCTGTGCATCAATTTGTATCTATTGGTAACCATGCATTTGTAACTGGTGGTTCTTTGGTACGTAAAGATGTTCCTCCTTTTGTAAAAGCAGCAAGAGAGCCTTTATCTTATGTAGGTATCAACTCTGTAGGTTTACGTAGAAGAGGAATAACTTCTGAAAAAATTAGAGAAGTTCAAAATATTTACCGAATATTATATCAAAAAAATTATAATAATAGTCAAGCTGTACAGATAATTGAAGCGGAAATGGAAGCAACTCCAGAACGTGACGAGATTTTGCAGTTTATTAGAGATTCTCAAAGGGGAATTATGAAAGGCTATTTTAGTTCAAATTAA
- the lpxD gene encoding UDP-3-O-(3-hydroxymyristoyl)glucosamine N-acyltransferase, with protein sequence MKFTASQIAGILEGEVQGDPETTVHTLAKIEEGEAGSLTFLANPKYIPYLYTTKSSITIVNKDFTPEKEYTTTLIKVDDAYQSFTKLLTYYDQVKNDKSGIEQPVYIDESSSYGENVYLGAFSYIGKNVTIGKNAKIYPNVYISDNVTIGDNVSLFSGAKICSDSIIGDNCVIHTGVIIGSDGFGFSPNADGTFTKIPQIGNVILEDNVDVGAGTTIDRATMGSTIIKKGVKLDNQIQIAHNVEIGENTVIAAQTGIAGSTKIGKNCMIGGQVGIVGHISIGDNVRIQAQSGIGKNIKDNEVLQGSPAMNYGDFNKSYVHFKNLPKIVKGINNIEKKFDGK encoded by the coding sequence GTGAAGTTTACAGCTAGTCAGATTGCAGGTATTTTAGAAGGTGAAGTTCAGGGAGATCCTGAAACAACCGTACATACACTTGCTAAAATAGAAGAAGGAGAAGCGGGTTCGCTTACCTTTTTAGCTAATCCCAAATACATACCTTACCTATATACTACAAAATCATCTATAACAATAGTTAATAAAGATTTTACTCCAGAAAAGGAATATACAACTACCTTAATAAAGGTAGATGATGCTTACCAGTCTTTTACAAAATTATTAACTTATTATGATCAGGTTAAAAATGACAAAAGCGGTATAGAGCAACCGGTTTATATAGATGAGTCATCTAGTTATGGAGAAAATGTTTATTTAGGTGCATTTAGTTACATAGGTAAAAATGTTACAATTGGTAAAAACGCTAAAATTTATCCTAATGTTTACATATCAGATAATGTAACTATTGGCGATAATGTATCTTTGTTTTCTGGTGCAAAAATATGTTCAGATTCTATTATAGGAGATAATTGTGTTATACATACAGGAGTAATTATAGGTTCTGACGGATTTGGTTTTTCTCCAAATGCAGATGGTACTTTTACAAAAATACCTCAAATAGGTAATGTAATTTTAGAAGATAATGTAGATGTTGGTGCAGGTACTACTATAGATCGTGCAACAATGGGGTCTACTATTATTAAAAAAGGAGTTAAGCTAGACAATCAAATACAAATAGCACATAATGTAGAAATTGGAGAAAATACTGTAATTGCAGCGCAAACCGGTATTGCTGGTTCTACTAAAATTGGTAAAAATTGTATGATTGGTGGTCAGGTTGGTATTGTTGGTCACATTTCTATTGGAGATAATGTGCGTATACAGGCTCAGTCTGGTATTGGAAAAAATATAAAAGATAATGAGGTTTTACAAGGCTCACCAGCTATGAATTATGGTGATTTTAATAAATCTTATGTGCATTTTAAGAACTTACCAAAAATAGTAAAAGGAATAAATAACATTGAAAAAAAGTTTGATGGCAAATAA
- a CDS encoding bifunctional UDP-3-O-[3-hydroxymyristoyl] N-acetylglucosamine deacetylase/3-hydroxyacyl-ACP dehydratase, translated as MANKPNAKQRTIAKEATLTGVGLHTGEKVTMKFLPAPENHGYAFKRIDLEGEPIIEADANYVENTQRGTNLEKKGVKIQTPEHVLAALVGLEIDNVLIELNSPELPIMDGSSKYFVEALEGAGVVEQEKEREEYIVKDVISYKDEATGSEITIIPSDEYQVTTMVDFGTKVLGTQNATLLKLSDFKEEISNARTFSFLHELEMLLEHGLIKGGDLNNAIVYVDKEISDETMKKLEKAFGKEKLSVKPNGILDNLTLHQPNEAARHKLLDVVGDLALTGVRIRGKVIANKPGHFVNTQFAKKLAKIIKLEKRNSVPKYDLSLPPLMDIHQIMDMLPHRPPFLLIDRVLELSGNHVVGMKNVTMNEPFFVGHFPGAPVMPGVLQVEAMAQTGGILVLSTVPDPENYLTFFMKIDKVKFKQKVLPGDTLIFHCSLITPIRRGICHMQAYAYANDKLVCEAEMMAQIAKKQ; from the coding sequence ATGGCAAATAAACCAAATGCAAAACAGAGAACTATAGCTAAGGAAGCTACCCTTACAGGTGTAGGTTTACATACAGGTGAAAAAGTTACAATGAAATTTTTACCTGCTCCAGAAAACCATGGTTATGCTTTTAAACGTATAGATTTAGAAGGAGAACCTATTATAGAGGCAGATGCTAATTATGTAGAAAATACACAACGTGGTACTAATTTAGAAAAAAAAGGAGTTAAAATACAAACTCCAGAACACGTTTTAGCAGCTTTAGTTGGTTTAGAAATAGACAATGTTTTAATAGAGTTAAATTCTCCAGAACTTCCAATTATGGATGGTTCTTCTAAATACTTTGTAGAAGCTTTAGAAGGGGCAGGTGTTGTTGAGCAAGAGAAAGAAAGAGAAGAGTATATTGTTAAAGATGTAATCTCTTATAAAGATGAAGCTACTGGTAGTGAAATAACTATTATACCTTCTGATGAATACCAAGTAACAACTATGGTAGATTTTGGTACTAAAGTATTAGGTACTCAAAACGCTACCTTGTTAAAGTTGTCAGATTTTAAAGAGGAAATTTCTAATGCAAGAACTTTTAGCTTTTTGCACGAATTAGAAATGTTATTAGAACACGGGCTTATTAAAGGCGGTGATTTAAATAATGCCATAGTATATGTAGATAAGGAAATATCTGATGAAACTATGAAAAAGCTTGAAAAAGCTTTTGGAAAAGAGAAGTTATCTGTAAAACCAAACGGAATTTTAGATAATTTAACATTGCACCAGCCTAATGAAGCTGCGCGTCATAAATTGTTAGATGTAGTGGGTGATTTAGCTTTAACAGGTGTAAGAATACGTGGTAAAGTTATAGCTAACAAACCAGGGCATTTTGTTAATACACAATTTGCTAAAAAATTGGCTAAAATAATTAAGTTAGAGAAAAGAAATAGTGTGCCTAAATATGATCTTAGTCTGCCTCCTTTAATGGATATTCACCAGATTATGGATATGCTGCCACATAGACCTCCTTTCTTATTAATAGATAGAGTTTTAGAGCTTTCTGGTAACCATGTAGTTGGTATGAAGAATGTTACTATGAACGAACCCTTTTTTGTAGGGCATTTTCCAGGGGCACCTGTGATGCCAGGAGTATTACAAGTAGAGGCAATGGCGCAAACAGGAGGTATTTTGGTTTTAAGTACTGTACCAGACCCAGAGAATTACTTAACATTTTTTATGAAAATAGATAAAGTTAAGTTTAAACAAAAGGTTTTACCAGGAGATACATTAATATTTCACTGTAGCCTTATAACACCAATACGCAGAGGAATATGTCATATGCAAGCGTATGCTTATGCAAATGATAAATTAGTTTGTGAAGCCGAAATGATGGCACAAATAGCAAAAAAACAATAG
- a CDS encoding UDP-3-O-(3-hydroxymyristoyl)glucosamine N-acyltransferase: MKFPIPHTLKQIAAIIDCNYVGEDSFSVLGMNEIHVVTKGDIVFVDHPKYYDKALQSKATIILINKEVACPEGKALLISDDPFRDFNKLTTYFKPFLKSVSTVSETAKIGENTVIQPNAFVGNNVTIGKNCVIHSNVSIYDNCVLGDNVTIHAGSVLGADAFYYKNRPEGFDKLLSGGRVVIESNVDIGALCTIDKGVTGDTTIGEGSKLDNQVHVGHDTVIGKKCLIASQTGIAGCVVIEDEVTLWGQVGTTSGITIGKKAVVMGQTGVTKSIVGGKSYFGTPIEESREKLRQLANVKKIPSILQNIKNK, encoded by the coding sequence TTGAAATTTCCCATTCCACATACTTTAAAGCAAATTGCAGCTATTATAGACTGTAATTATGTAGGTGAAGATAGTTTTTCTGTTTTAGGGATGAACGAGATTCACGTAGTTACCAAGGGCGATATTGTTTTTGTAGATCATCCAAAGTACTATGATAAGGCCTTACAATCTAAAGCAACCATTATTTTAATTAATAAAGAGGTAGCTTGTCCAGAGGGTAAAGCATTATTAATTTCAGACGATCCGTTTAGAGATTTTAATAAACTCACGACGTATTTTAAGCCTTTTTTAAAATCTGTTTCTACGGTTTCAGAGACAGCAAAAATAGGAGAGAACACAGTAATACAGCCTAATGCTTTTGTTGGTAACAATGTAACTATTGGTAAAAACTGTGTTATACATTCTAATGTCTCTATTTATGATAATTGTGTGTTAGGTGATAATGTAACAATACATGCGGGTTCTGTTTTAGGAGCAGATGCTTTTTATTATAAAAATAGGCCAGAAGGATTTGATAAGCTATTATCTGGAGGAAGAGTTGTAATAGAAAGTAATGTAGATATTGGAGCTCTTTGTACTATAGATAAAGGTGTTACAGGGGATACTACTATTGGAGAAGGTTCTAAGTTAGATAATCAAGTGCATGTTGGTCATGATACTGTAATTGGTAAAAAGTGTTTAATAGCTTCGCAAACGGGTATTGCTGGTTGTGTTGTTATAGAAGACGAAGTTACTCTATGGGGTCAGGTTGGTACAACTAGCGGCATTACAATAGGTAAAAAAGCTGTAGTAATGGGTCAAACTGGTGTTACAAAATCTATTGTTGGTGGTAAAAGTTATTTTGGCACTCCAATTGAGGAATCTAGGGAAAAACTTAGACAATTGGCTAATGTTAAAAAAATACCATCTATTTTACAAAATATTAAAAATAAATAA
- a CDS encoding T9SS response regulator signal transducer PorX has product MNKITILWVDDEIDLLKPHIIFLEKKNYEVITCQSGREALEELEDTKVDIVFLDENMPGISGLETLSEIKKTHTSLPVVMITKSEEELIMEEAIGSKIADYLIKPVNPNQILLSLKKSLDHSRLISEKTTSNYQQEFRKIAMDLSMVNCYEEWVNLYKNLIHWELQLEEIEDTGMFEILESQKIEANNQFSKFIEKNYPDWFAGGDAPVLSQNLFKKLIKPELKEKPTLLVVVDNLRYDQWLAFESTVNSFYKKVKEEPYFSILPTATQYARNAIFSGLTPLEMEKQHPNWWKNDTEEGGKNLHEADFLGAQLKRLGLDLKWEYHKISSLKQGKQLSQNYKSQKDNDLTVIVYNFVDMLSHSKTEMEVIKELASNDKAYRSLTVSWFKNSPLLEIIQQAQTMGQKLIITTDHGTINVKQPSKVVGDKDTSLNLRYKTGRSLSYEDKDVLAAKNPKDLQLPTINMSSSFIFAKNDLFFAYPNNYNHYVSYYRNTYQHGGVSLEEMIIPFAVLEPR; this is encoded by the coding sequence ATGAACAAGATAACAATACTTTGGGTAGATGATGAAATAGATTTACTTAAACCACACATTATATTTCTAGAAAAGAAAAATTATGAAGTAATAACCTGCCAAAGTGGTAGAGAAGCTTTAGAAGAACTAGAAGATACAAAAGTGGACATTGTTTTTTTAGATGAAAATATGCCTGGTATTAGTGGTTTAGAGACATTATCTGAAATAAAAAAAACACATACATCTCTCCCTGTTGTAATGATTACCAAGAGTGAAGAAGAGTTAATTATGGAAGAGGCAATTGGCTCTAAAATAGCAGATTACCTTATAAAACCTGTTAACCCAAACCAAATACTACTTAGCTTAAAAAAGAGCTTAGACCACTCTAGATTAATATCTGAAAAAACAACGTCTAACTACCAACAAGAGTTTCGTAAAATAGCGATGGATTTATCTATGGTTAATTGCTATGAAGAATGGGTAAATTTATATAAAAACTTAATTCACTGGGAGCTGCAATTAGAAGAAATTGAAGATACCGGAATGTTTGAAATTCTAGAATCTCAAAAAATTGAAGCAAATAATCAATTTAGCAAGTTTATTGAAAAAAACTACCCAGACTGGTTTGCTGGCGGAGATGCTCCTGTTTTATCCCAAAATCTATTTAAAAAATTAATAAAACCAGAACTAAAAGAAAAACCTACGCTTTTAGTTGTGGTAGACAACTTAAGATATGACCAATGGTTAGCTTTTGAAAGTACTGTTAACTCATTTTACAAAAAAGTTAAAGAAGAACCTTACTTTAGTATTTTACCTACTGCTACCCAGTATGCTCGTAATGCCATTTTCTCTGGCCTAACCCCTTTAGAAATGGAGAAACAACATCCAAATTGGTGGAAAAACGACACTGAAGAAGGCGGTAAAAATTTACACGAAGCAGATTTTCTTGGCGCACAATTAAAAAGACTTGGATTAGATTTAAAATGGGAATACCATAAAATTAGCAGTCTAAAACAAGGTAAACAATTATCTCAAAATTATAAATCACAAAAAGACAACGACCTAACAGTTATTGTATACAATTTTGTAGATATGCTTTCTCACTCTAAAACAGAAATGGAAGTAATAAAAGAGCTTGCTAGTAACGACAAAGCCTACAGATCTTTAACAGTTAGCTGGTTTAAAAACTCCCCTTTGTTAGAAATTATACAGCAAGCACAAACAATGGGACAAAAATTAATTATAACCACAGATCACGGCACTATAAACGTAAAACAACCATCTAAGGTTGTTGGTGATAAAGACACTAGTCTAAACCTAAGATACAAAACAGGTCGTAGCTTGTCTTACGAGGATAAAGATGTACTAGCTGCTAAAAACCCTAAAGATTTACAACTGCCAACAATAAATATGAGCAGCTCTTTTATATTTGCTAAAAACGATTTATTTTTTGCTTACCCAAATAATTACAATCACTACGTTAGCTACTACAGAAATACCTACCAACACGGTGGTGTTTCACTAGAAGAAATGATTATACCATTTGCTGTTTTAGAGCCTAGATAA
- the sucD gene encoding succinate--CoA ligase subunit alpha, with protein MSVLVNKDSKIIVQGFTGSEGTFHAEQMIEYGTNVVGGVTPGKGGQEHLGRPVFNTVLEAVEKVGADTTIIFVPPAFAADAIMEAANAGIKVIITITEGIPVADMVKASDYIKDKDCRLIGPNCPGVITPGEAKVGIMPGFVFKSGTVGIVSKSGTLTYEAADQVVRQGLGITTAIGIGGDPIIGTTTKEAVELLINDPATECVVMIGEIGGQLEADAAKWYKESGSKKPIVGFIAGETAPAGRTMGHAGAIVGGSDDTAQAKKAIMKDCGIHVVDSPAEIGKKVKEVMG; from the coding sequence ATGAGTGTTTTAGTAAATAAAGATTCCAAAATAATTGTACAAGGGTTTACAGGTAGTGAAGGTACTTTTCACGCTGAGCAAATGATAGAATACGGTACCAATGTTGTTGGTGGTGTAACACCAGGTAAAGGTGGTCAAGAGCATTTAGGAAGACCAGTTTTTAATACAGTTTTAGAAGCTGTTGAAAAAGTTGGTGCAGATACAACTATTATTTTTGTACCGCCAGCTTTTGCTGCGGATGCAATTATGGAAGCTGCTAACGCTGGTATTAAAGTAATTATTACTATTACAGAAGGTATCCCTGTTGCTGATATGGTTAAAGCTTCAGATTATATTAAAGATAAAGATTGTCGTTTAATAGGTCCTAACTGTCCAGGTGTTATTACTCCAGGTGAAGCTAAAGTAGGTATTATGCCTGGTTTTGTATTTAAAAGCGGTACAGTAGGTATTGTTTCTAAGTCTGGTACTTTAACTTATGAGGCGGCTGACCAAGTTGTACGTCAAGGTTTAGGTATTACTACTGCAATTGGTATTGGTGGTGACCCAATTATTGGTACAACTACTAAGGAAGCTGTTGAATTACTAATTAATGATCCTGCTACAGAATGTGTAGTAATGATTGGTGAAATTGGTGGACAGTTAGAAGCAGATGCAGCAAAATGGTATAAAGAGAGTGGAAGTAAAAAGCCAATTGTTGGTTTTATTGCTGGTGAAACTGCTCCTGCAGGTAGAACAATGGGGCACGCAGGTGCTATAGTTGGTGGTAGTGATGATACTGCACAGGCTAAAAAAGCAATTATGAAAGATTGTGGAATTCACGTTGTAGATTCTCCTGCTGAGATAGGTAAAAAAGTGAAAGAAGTAATGGGTTAA
- the efp gene encoding elongation factor P translates to MASTSDIRKGLCIRYNHDIFKIIEFLHVKPGKGPAFVRTKLKSVTTGKVIDNTFSAGHKIDDVRVETRSYQFLYAEGPTYHFMNTDDYNQITLEENSLDAPGLLKEGEVVTILFNTEDSLPLSVDMPASVILEVTYTEPGVKGNTATNATKPAKVETGAEVNVPLFINEGDKIKVDTEKGSYMERVKE, encoded by the coding sequence ATGGCATCAACATCAGACATTAGAAAAGGATTGTGTATTAGATACAATCATGATATTTTTAAAATTATAGAATTTTTACATGTTAAACCAGGAAAAGGTCCTGCTTTTGTAAGAACTAAATTAAAAAGTGTAACAACGGGTAAAGTAATAGATAATACTTTTTCTGCAGGTCATAAAATTGATGATGTTCGTGTAGAAACACGTTCTTATCAATTTTTATATGCAGAAGGTCCAACGTATCATTTTATGAATACGGATGATTATAACCAGATTACATTAGAAGAAAATAGCTTAGATGCACCAGGATTGTTAAAAGAGGGTGAAGTTGTAACTATCTTATTTAACACAGAAGATAGTTTGCCATTATCTGTAGATATGCCAGCTAGTGTTATTTTAGAGGTAACATATACAGAGCCAGGTGTAAAAGGGAATACAGCAACAAATGCGACTAAACCAGCAAAGGTAGAAACTGGGGCAGAAGTAAATGTTCCTCTTTTTATTAATGAAGGTGATAAAATAAAAGTAGATACAGAAAAGGGTTCTTATATGGAACGTGTAAAGGAATAA
- the tsaE gene encoding tRNA (adenosine(37)-N6)-threonylcarbamoyltransferase complex ATPase subunit type 1 TsaE: MNKTFSTPEIQDIAKDIIKNAPTKTLCFYGEMGAGKTTLIKAIMKELGVVGDTSSPTFGIVNEYQDNKSNTLAYHFDFYRLEDEMEALDIGVEDYFYANKWVFIEWPEKISSFLPEDATNIKLEVINPTDRKISF, encoded by the coding sequence ATGAATAAAACTTTTTCTACACCAGAAATTCAGGATATTGCTAAGGATATAATTAAAAATGCACCAACCAAAACCTTATGTTTTTACGGTGAAATGGGCGCAGGAAAAACTACTTTAATTAAAGCTATAATGAAAGAGCTTGGTGTGGTTGGCGACACCTCTAGTCCTACTTTTGGCATTGTAAACGAATACCAAGACAACAAGAGCAACACTTTAGCTTATCATTTTGATTTTTATAGACTTGAAGACGAAATGGAAGCTTTAGACATTGGCGTAGAAGACTATTTTTACGCAAACAAATGGGTATTTATAGAGTGGCCAGAAAAAATAAGTTCATTTTTACCTGAAGATGCTACCAATATAAAACTAGAAGTAATTAACCCTACCGACCGTAAAATCAGTTTTTAA
- a CDS encoding HD domain-containing protein has protein sequence MIISNKLKIFNDPIYGFIGIPSTLIFNIIAHPYFQRLRRISQTGLTYLVYPGAQHTRFQHALGCMHLMEQAVQILRFKGVKITDVEEEGLLCAILLHDIGHGPFSHAMEHTIVEGVDHEAISLVFMQQLNKEFKGKLDTAIAIFKKEHPKKFLNDLVSSQLDMDRLDYLKRDSFYTGVAEGNINAERLITMLNVVDGDLVIEEKGIYSVEKFLMARRFMYWQVYLHKTGLVAEQLLIKTLNRAKELIHKGENLPCSSILSFFIKNKIELKDFNADVIKKFSELDDVDIMAAIKEWQHNSDFVLSTLSRMILHRDLLHIKMKKKPIATSKLKKEFSAFKEKYNLFDEETAYFVFSGEIKNTAYIQHTQPIKVLKENGKVTDVLKASDQLNSKTLSKTVTKYYACYPKL, from the coding sequence TTGATTATATCTAACAAACTTAAAATATTCAATGATCCAATTTACGGATTTATTGGCATACCAAGCACGCTAATTTTTAATATTATTGCGCATCCTTATTTTCAGAGGCTTCGTAGAATATCACAAACGGGCTTAACTTATTTGGTGTATCCTGGCGCACAGCATACTAGATTTCAGCATGCTCTTGGTTGTATGCATTTAATGGAACAAGCTGTGCAAATACTGCGCTTTAAAGGAGTAAAAATAACAGATGTTGAAGAAGAAGGGCTTTTATGTGCTATTTTATTGCATGATATAGGTCACGGTCCGTTTTCACATGCAATGGAGCATACTATTGTAGAAGGTGTAGATCATGAAGCTATTTCATTAGTGTTTATGCAGCAATTAAATAAAGAGTTTAAGGGCAAGTTAGATACTGCAATTGCTATATTTAAAAAAGAACATCCTAAAAAGTTTTTAAACGATTTGGTGTCTAGTCAGTTAGATATGGATAGATTAGATTATCTAAAAAGAGATAGCTTTTACACTGGTGTAGCAGAAGGTAATATTAATGCAGAGCGTTTAATTACAATGCTTAACGTTGTAGACGGTGATTTGGTTATAGAGGAAAAAGGAATTTACTCTGTAGAAAAGTTTTTAATGGCTCGTAGGTTTATGTATTGGCAAGTTTACTTACACAAAACAGGCTTAGTTGCAGAGCAATTGCTTATAAAAACACTAAATAGAGCAAAAGAATTAATACATAAAGGAGAAAATTTACCTTGTAGCTCTATTTTATCATTCTTCATAAAAAATAAAATAGAGTTGAAAGATTTTAATGCAGATGTGATTAAAAAGTTTTCTGAGCTAGATGATGTAGATATTATGGCAGCTATAAAAGAGTGGCAACATAATAGCGATTTTGTTTTATCTACATTAAGTAGAATGATATTGCATAGAGATTTACTTCATATTAAAATGAAGAAAAAGCCAATAGCGACATCAAAACTTAAAAAAGAATTTTCTGCTTTTAAAGAAAAATACAATTTATTTGATGAAGAAACAGCATATTTTGTTTTTAGTGGAGAAATAAAAAATACGGCTTACATACAGCATACACAACCAATTAAGGTGTTAAAAGAAAACGGAAAAGTAACAGATGTATTAAAGGCATCAGACCAATTAAATAGTAAAACGTTATCAAAAACGGTAACTAAATACTACGCTTGTTATCCAAAATTATAA
- the fabG gene encoding 3-oxoacyl-[acyl-carrier-protein] reductase, producing MKLLEGKNVIITGASRGIGMGIAKVFADNGANVAFTYSSSEAPALELEKELTAKGVKAKAYKSNAASFSQAEELVANVLEDFGGIDVLINNAGITKDNLLMRMGEEDFDAVIEINLKSVFNMTKAVQRTFLKQRKGSIVNMSSVVGVKGNAGQTNYAASKAGMIGFTKSVALELGSRNIRCNAIAPGFIETEMTDKLDEKVVQGWRDGIPLKRGGSPDDVANACLFFASDMSAYVTGQVLNVDGGMLT from the coding sequence ATGAAATTGTTAGAAGGAAAAAACGTAATTATTACTGGTGCTAGTAGAGGTATTGGTATGGGAATAGCAAAAGTATTTGCAGATAATGGTGCAAATGTAGCCTTTACATATAGTTCTAGTGAAGCTCCTGCTTTAGAATTAGAAAAAGAATTAACTGCTAAAGGTGTAAAAGCTAAAGCATATAAAAGTAATGCAGCAAGTTTTTCTCAGGCAGAAGAATTAGTAGCAAATGTATTAGAAGATTTTGGTGGTATAGATGTATTAATTAATAATGCAGGTATTACTAAAGATAACTTGTTAATGCGTATGGGAGAGGAAGATTTTGATGCCGTAATTGAAATTAACCTAAAATCTGTTTTTAATATGACAAAAGCAGTACAACGTACGTTTTTAAAACAACGCAAAGGTTCTATTGTAAATATGAGTAGTGTTGTTGGTGTTAAAGGTAATGCAGGACAAACTAATTATGCAGCGTCTAAAGCCGGAATGATTGGTTTTACTAAGTCTGTAGCTTTAGAACTAGGTTCTAGAAACATTAGATGTAACGCTATTGCACCTGGTTTTATTGAAACTGAAATGACTGATAAGTTAGATGAAAAAGTTGTTCAAGGATGGAGAGACGGAATTCCTTTAAAACGAGGTGGTTCTCCTGACGATGTGGCAAATGCTTGTTTGTTTTTTGCTTCAGATATGTCTGCTTACGTTACTGGCCAAGTGCTTAACGTAGATGGCGGAATGTTAACATAA